ggattttgataaaaatttaagaagggtctggtcttgaaccagcgacatGCAGcgccacaggcaaatccttaactcactgagctacaaatcagataaaaagaaataaattcgtcgtccctttgacatcgtagttggtgaagtgaccacatgggtggagccaaggtggAGTCCAGGTGGAGTCAGGgcagagagtaggcggggaggtgggtggcggcctcccaccttccccccaccacccaccacaccttcccccgcccgacgagttcttcgagtctccatgagttcttcgagtctccatgagTTTTCcagagtttctggagtttccatgaggtcggaggcagaacaagttgtcatgaagaggtgttgaagtcggcgaggatggtgtgactttttacagcgactagaaggatgacgactagaagagcaggggcctcatttataaacCATTGCGTAGGATCCACACTAAAAGTTTGACTACGCCGAAAACCTGAAATAGGCGTACGCCAAAAAATATCCTGATTTATAAAACCGTGCGTACGCACAACTGCACGCAATTTCCCATTTATAAATCACACTCCAACTGGAAGATTGCGCAGGTGGATCCACCTCACATCCCGCCCACGACACACCCACATTTTACCATGAATGGTCAATGCAAAGTAACTCATGAATGTATTTGCAtataaacaagctgctgatcCACGGCATTTTACGCTCAGTCATGGCAGAAAAAAGTAAAGGAAATTTTTCGGAGACCGAGATAGAGGTGCTTGTGGATGAGGTGGAGGCCAGGAAGAGTATTTTGTTTGGTGGTCATAGTAGTGGCAtcactaacaaaagaaaaggcaccGAGTGGCAGCACGTTGTCACCTCTGTCAACAGTGTGAGTTCCACAGAGAGAACTGTGGCAGAGGTGAAAAAGAAGTGGTCTGATTTGAAGGTGGAGGCCAAGAAGAGAGTGACATGCCATCGCCAAATCGTGTCTGCTACAGGTGGGGGTAGGGGCAAACCCGAGCCCACACCTTTGGACAGCAGGATAGCATCCATCCTCGGGACGGCCAGCGGTGTGGAATCGtgtcagagaaggaaggagacacCGATTTGGCAGAGCCCACAGAGGAGACCGGTAAagtacagttttatctgtttattaaatgtattaaatatttaaatggactTGTAAAAAGGCAGTGGACTTATGCTTTTTGTCCTTCGTCACTCTAGAGTTGGAAACGCTGGCTGACGAGGAGGTTCCGACCACAGCGTGTCCTGTCAGCGTACATGAAGCCTGGCTGTCCCCAGTACAACTACATCCCGAGACCATGGCACACCCAGAAGTGGTCGGATCCTGACAGACAGAGTCCTACAATCACAAAGGGACACCATCGGTGCCATAAATGAAGTGCGGGATGAGCTCCAGCAAATACGCACAGTAATGAACAACATGTGTGAGGTCCTGTCTGACATTGCCGCCTCTATTAAagatcttgtttaaaaaaaaaaaaaaaattaaacgtACTTTCGGTCTTATTGTAAACGCTGCATAACACCCCGGCTCTACAAGTGTAAtatgtgatgacaataaaggtttGGGATCAATCTGG
The nucleotide sequence above comes from Amphiprion ocellaris isolate individual 3 ecotype Okinawa chromosome 8, ASM2253959v1, whole genome shotgun sequence. Encoded proteins:
- the LOC118471647 gene encoding t-SNARE domain-containing protein 1-like, which codes for MYLHINKLLIHGILRSVMAEKSKGNFSETEIEVLVDEVEARKSILFGGHSSGITNKRKGTEWQHVVTSVNSVSSTERTVAEVKKKWSDLKVEAKKRVTCHRQIVSATGGGRGKPEPTPLDSRIASILGTASGVESCQRRKETPIWQSPQRRPSWKRWLTRRFRPQRVLSAYMKPGCPQYNYIPRPWHTQKWSDPDRQSPTITKGHHRCHK